A genomic window from Pagrus major chromosome 23, Pma_NU_1.0 includes:
- the LOC141019170 gene encoding interferon-induced very large GTPase 1-like, whose product MEESAAVKDTSQTSQTVSTATKEREELEEEESAAKTNVKCDPVDKPADVERCEKNDNNTPVAGESEIKSVPSATKENGTSDMNLCGNKDKKSEKISEETNMKKQYQAQTETLLGRLHLQDKHQWKFSPADFLQIGPPVKQDHVTCEKDLAHTFLHRLMMLDYRARYIPVRQDSSETDDSDLDAFFSTTVDPDQSSKQSHVHPMDVQMAVFHCSDSFFKQNMITKLSQCQYAVPLLVPDPVTMDIECPLWTFRQITKTWKITQTKDKSDIVTMKSMPICNAETPMVSFFRLGSLSQSKSQLMNTLMNDRHNTFFHRNCRGSTKSRYLMDGVAEIAWYCPAGKPNDAFTDCIAFCNLHGDALLNEKQRDILTEKSSVNVVLVPTLEKGDKSTAVISALFKSQKPLICLIVDGKLDNVETKKGKYRMGLKDRSQSDVSEELKGIIRNILSEPHASFQLETMAEVSGIRVDEDDHLCQKGKSAAEGIVKLLQGMDGLKIKDTFLQCQGQLWSKWCRTNKELYRLTGHIEEEKSEKEQKLRKIREDQCKASCSELMKLFIESLSSLKSTDREYFLKWTQILIDALCTDDLSSILQSYDEKWSEVLALKKKHDKSDQLKMKRNELEEISTKLQSAPFGLEHMFREMGQIYEAHKSLKKQPTSGQTDWSKYPELAAELMISGHPMELMDGDAGHMPLTWISGLLDEVIKKLGNKRVFVLSVLGVQSSGKSTMLNAMFGLQTAVSAGRCTKGAFMQLVRVSEEIKKDFQFDYVLVVDTEGLRALELAGNTTLHHDNELATFVVGLGNMTLINIFGENPADMQDVLQIVVQAFMRMKQVKLSPSCVFVHQNVTDIAAAEMNMDEKRRLQEKLDQMAQLAAKEEGCDAECFSDVIAFDVQKDVKYFAQLWEGSPPMAPPNPGYSESIQELKTFILSKASQSEGITLEQFKSKIHDLWNALLNENFVFSFKNTLEIAVYRKLEVQYGHWTWTLRSNMLTIENQLYNRIENGNLDKIELSYLFGEMSNTYKEIQKAMTTYFNDDRDKEMLAQWRDRFEYKIKEFHDEQVRGVQRKLDEVIQQKKACKKLDDKKTEFEDKLLQKSKELAHQLKDKVNDEEELRKQFNSVWRGWVTELTAGTKPIKDINYEADQSEILHELGFEWALIDESRSSGNYKKISGVGDYSHYVASRKLWDKVTSFLKGSDEQQQIRSLIDDVEQQSLDAIKSKPVATKGYSPAYLAEVANKVKEKVTEFKSKRKYTLKKEFTVDLVLYVFHRAQSWLTESHKKFKMNNDALVYLESKKEPYYNIFKSVCKGSSSAVVLGELICEKLKSSTVEAVCNKTASGIADEMRCNFPAFSGNRLDLEKHVLKSLAEKEKFDGFITYIQHPRKQVETFIKEEVEKYIFSEQRDKVQSILKKNVEDIKTSVSQALFEATVKIETEKGDIDKWVKEFSSLLHSKLIFTISAQNFRDINEFDFLKEEIEKGLECIMEEMSSLSLDKMKEFRMKPDQILIDQLCDCCWVKCPFCAAVCTNTLADHSPGDHSVPFHRFAAVNGFHYRDTVELNVDFCTTDVASDHSFYPSGSDKSIPYKEYRTAGPEYADWRITPDESKVKFWTWFVCRFKKDLEKHYKLKFEGLGEIPCEWKTHTKEDAIKSLDEMFK is encoded by the exons gagaggagctggaggaggaggagagtgcaGCTAAAACCAACGTGAAG TGTGACCCAGTGGATAAACCTGCTGATGTTGAACGCTGCGAGaagaatgacaacaacacaCCAGTAGCAGGAGAGTCTGAAATCAAGTCTGTACCATCTGCAACCAAAGAGAACG GTACTTCAGATATGAATCTGTGTGGAAACAAGGATAAG AAGTCAGAGAAGATTTCTGAAGAGACCAACATGAAGAAACAATATCAAgcacaaactgaaacactgcTCGGCAGACTTCACCTTCAAGACAAACATCAGTGGAAGTTTTCACCAGCAGATTTTCTTCAGATAGGTCCACCTGTGAAACAGGATCATGTCACATGTGAGAAAGATCTAGCTCATACTTTTCTTCACAGGCTGATGATGTTAGACTACAGAGCCAGATATATTCCTGTAAGACAAGACAGTTCTGAGACAGACGATAGTGATTTAGATGCTTTTTTCAGCACCACTGTAGACCCTGATCAATCATCAAAACAGTCTCATGTGCATCCAATGGACGTTCAGATGGCAGTATTTCACTGCTCAGACAGCTTTTTTAAGCAGAACATGATTACAAAGCTGTCACAATGTCAGTACGCTGTACCTTTGCTTGTTCCTGACCCAGTCACAATGGACATTGAATGTCCTCTGTGGACTTtcagacaaataacaaaaacatggaaGATAACACAAACCAAAGATAAATCAGACATTGTCACCATGAAGAGTATGCCCATCTGCAATGCTGAGACACCCATGGTGTCATTTTTCCGTCTGGGTTCACTGTCTCAATCTAAATCTCAGCTGATGAACACTTTGATGAACGACCGTCACAACACCTTCTTCCACAGAAACTGTCGAGGTAGCACAAAGTCTCGCTATTTGATGGATGGAGTGGCAGAGATTGCCTGGTACTGCCCAGCTGGAAAACCCAATGATGCCTTCACTGACTGCATTGCCTTCTGTAATCTACATGGTGATGCTctgttaaatgaaaaacagcGTGACATACTGACTGAAAAATCTTCAGTCAATGTTGTTCTTGTACCAACTCTGGAAAAAGGTGACAAAAGTACTGCAGTTATCTCAGCCCTTTTCAAGTCTCAGAAGCCTCTCATTTGTCTCATTGTTGATGGAAAGTTGGATAATGTTGAGACgaaaaagggaaaatacagAATGGGTCTGAAGGACAGAAGTCAGTCAGATGTTTCTGAAGAACTGAAAGGAATcattagaaacattttgtctgaacCACATGCATCCTTCCAGCTTGAAACCATGGCTGAGGTCTCTGGAATCAGAGTGGATGAAGATGACCATCTCTGCCAAAAAGGGAAATCTGCTGCTGAGGGAATAGTGAAGTTGCTTCAGGGGATGGATGGTCTAAAGATTAAAGATACATTTCTCCAATGCCAAGGCCAACTGTGGAGCAAGTGGtgcagaacaaacaaagaactgTATCGCCTCACAGGACATATTGAGGAGGAGAAATCTGAAAAGGAACAAAAACTGAGGAAAATACGAGAAGATCAATGCAAAGCTTCCTGTAGTGAGCTAATGAAGTTGTTCATTGAAAGCCTCTCATCTTTGAAATCAACAGACAGAGAGTATTTTCTGAAATGGACTCAGATCTTAATCGATGCCCTCTGCACAGATGATCTCTCTTCAATTCTCCAAAGCTATGATGAAAAATGGTCTGAGGTCTTGGCTTTGAAGAAGAAGCATGACAAATCTGATCAGCTAAAAATGAAGCGAAATGAGCTTGAAGAAATATCAACAAAACTACAGTCAGCACCTTTTGGCTTGGAGCACATGTTTCGAGAAATGGGACAGATCTATGAAGCCCATAAATCTCTGAAGAAACAACCAACGAGTGGACAGACTGACTGGTCTAAATACCCTGAGCTGGCTGCAGAGCTGATGATATCAGGACACCCAATGGAGCTGATGGATGGTGATGCAGGTCACATGCCTTTAACATGGATCTCTGGTCTGTTAGATGAAGTCATCAAGAAACTGGGCAACAagagggtttttgttttgtcagttttaggCGTACAGAGCAGTGGAAAATCAACTATGCTGAATGCCATGTTTGGGCTACAGACTGCAGTGAGTGCTGGCAGGTGCACCAAGGGTGCCTTCATGCAGCTGGTCAGAGTGTCAGAGGAGATCAAGAAAGACTTTCAGTTTGACTACGTTCTGGTGGTGGACACTGAAGGACTGCGTGCTCTTGAGTTGGCAGGTAACACCACTCTTCACCACGACAATGAACTGGCAACATTTGTTGTTGGTCTGGGAAACATGACATTGATCAACATCTTTGGAGAGAATCCAGCTGACATGCAAGATGTTCTGCAGATTGTTGTTCAGGCTTTCATGAGGATGAAGCAAGTTAAACTTTCTccaagttgtgtgtttgttcatcagAATGTCACAGATATTGCAGCTGCAGAGATGAACATGGATGAAAAGAGACGCCTGCAAGAAAAACTGGACCAGATGGCCCAACTTGCTGCAAAGGAGGAGGGTTGTGATGCTGAGTGCTTCAGTGACGTCATTGCATTTGATGTTCAAAAAGATGTGAAGTACTTTGCCCAACTGTGGGAGGGAAGTCCACCGATGGCTCCTCCAAATCCAGGTTACAGTGAGAGCATCCAAGAGCTGAAGACCTTCATCCTCTCTAAAGCTTCACAGTCTGAAGGGATTACTCTGGAACAGTTCAAAAGCAAAATTCATGACCTGTGGAATGCCCTGCTGAACGAAAactttgtgttcagtttcaaaaacacacttgaaatTGCAGTGTACAGAAAACTTGAGGTCCAGTATGGGCACTGGACCTGGACCCTGAGGAGCAACATGTTGACCATTGAAAACCAGCTTTACAACAGAATAGAAAATGGAAACCTGGACAAGATCGAGCTCAGTTATCTTTTTGGAGAAATGAGCAACACTTATAAAGAAATCCAAAAAGCAATGACAACATACTTTAAtgatgacagagacaaagaaatgtTGGCTCAGTGGCGAGACCGATTTGAATACAAAATCAAGGAGTTTCATGATGAACAAGTGAGAGGAGTCCAAAGAAAACTGGATGAAGTTATCCAGCAGAAGAAGGCCTGTAAAAAGCTTGATGATAAGAAGACAGAGTTTGAGGACAAACTGCTACAAAAGAGTAAAGAGCTCGCTCATCAGTTAAAAGACAAGgtaaatgatgaagaggaaCTTAGAAAGCAGTTCAACTCAGTTTGGAGAGGCTGGGTTACTGAGTTAACTGCTGGAACAAAACCTATTAAGGACATCAACTATGAAGCAGATCAGTCAGAAATCCTTCATGAGCTTGGTTTTGAATGGGCTCTCATAGATGAATCCAGAAGCAGTGGCAACTACAAAAAAATATCTGGGGTTGGAGATTACAGTCATTATGTAGCTAGCCGTAAATTGTGGGACAAAGTCACATCTTTCCTTAAAGGGTCTGATGAACAGCAACAGATCAGATCCCTCATTGACGATGTTGAACAACAGTCCCTTGATGCAATCAAAAGCAAACCTGTAGCAACAAAAGGCTACAGTCCAGCTTACCTGGCAGAAGTGGccaacaaagtaaaagaaaaggtgaCAGAATTTAAATCAAAGAGGAAATATACTCTGAAGAAGGAGTTTACAGTTGATCTTGTGCTGTATGTATTTCACAGAGCACAGAGTTGGCTGACAGAGTCGCacaagaaattcaaaatgaacAACGATGCGCTTGTTTATTTAGAAAGCAAGAAAGAGCCATattacaacattttcaaaagtgTCTGCAAAGGAAGCTCATCTGCTGTTGTGCTTGGAGAACTGATCTGTGAAAAACTGAAGAGTTCCACTGTTGAGGCCGTCTGTAACAAGACTGCTAGTGGCATCGCTGATGAGATGAGGTGCAACTTCCCAGCATTCAGTGGGAACAGGTTGGActtagaaaaacatgtgttgAAGTCactggcagagaaagagaaatttGATGGTTTTATCACTTACATCCAACATCCAAGGAAGCAAGTCGAGACCTTTATAAAAGAGGAAGTAGAGAAATACATCTTCTCAGAACAAAGAGATAAAGTACAGAGTATACTcaagaaaaatgttgaagacATCAAAACATCTGTGAGTCAGGCTTTATTTGAGGCAACGGTGAAAATCGAAACAGAGAAAGGGGACATCGACAAGTGGGTGAAGGAATTTTCCAGTTTGCTGCACAGTAAACTAATATTCACCATTTCTGCTCAAAACTTCAGAGACATAAATGAATTTGACTTTCTTAAAGAAGAGATTGAGAAAGGCCTTGAATGCATCATGGAGGAGATGAGCAGCCTCTCACTGGATAAGATGAAGGAATTCAGGATGAAGCCTGATCAAATCCTCATTGATCAGCTGTGTGACTGCTGCTGGGTGAAGTGTCCattctgtgcagctgtttgtacCAACACACTGGCTGATCACAGTCCTGGTGACCACAGCGTGCCTTTTCATCGATTTGCTGCAGTCAATGGATTTCACTACAGAGACACAGTGGAACTGAATGTTGATTTCTGTACAACAGATGTTGCAAGTGATCACAGTTTTTACCCTTCAGGTTCAGACAAGTCCATTCCCTATAAAGAGTACAGGACTGCTGGGCCAGAGTATGCTGACTGGAGAATTACCCCTGATGAGTCAAAGGTGAAATTTTGGACATGGTTTGTGTGTCGCTTCAAGAAGGATCTGGAGAAACACTATAAATTAAAATTCGAGGGCCTTGGTGAAATTCCCTGTGagtggaaaacacacactaaagaAGATGCCATTAAAAGTCTGGATGAAATGTTCAAGTAG